Proteins encoded in a region of the Vitis riparia cultivar Riparia Gloire de Montpellier isolate 1030 chromosome 7, EGFV_Vit.rip_1.0, whole genome shotgun sequence genome:
- the LOC117919136 gene encoding probable hexokinase-like 2 protein has protein sequence MRKAVVVAAVTTAAMAAAVAVLWSRWKQESERQWRKTRRILRKFARDCATPVSKLWLVADALVSDMNEALTSQETTTLNMPISYVASLPSGDEEGLYYGLNLRGSNFLILRARLRGKNESISELHREEISIPSNVMGGTSQELFDYIALELAKFISEHEVTTDDTPDRQNALGFIVSYPVDQAAASSGAAIKWKSFSVTDTAGKALASNFNRALEKHGVNLRVLQLVEDAIGHLAGGRYYNRDTVAAITLGMATTAAYVEPTQAVPEYQSSSNKSSEMVISMDWGNFNSCHLPITEFDTFLDAESSNPGSRIFEKLTSGMYLGEIVRRVLLKMAQETALFGEDVPPKLRTPYLLRSPDMAAMHQDTSEDHEVVHEKLMEIFRITNSTPLAREVVAEVCDIVAERGARLAGAGIVGITKKLGRIENKRSAVTVEGGLYEHYRVFRNYMHSSVWEMLGNELSDNVVIEHSHGGSGAGAIFLAASQTAEPNS, from the exons atgaggaaggCGGTGGTGGTTGCAGCAGTGACCACGGCGGCAATGGCAGCGGCGGTGGCGGTGCTGTGGAGTCGTTGGAAGCAGGAGAGCGAGCGACAGTGGAGGAAGACTCGACGCATTCTGCGTAAGTTTGCAAGGGACTGCGCCACTCCTGTCTCCAAGCTTTGGCTGGTGGCCGATGCATTGGTGTCTGACATGAATGAAGCGCTCACTTCTCAAGAAACCACCACCCTAAATATGCCCATCTCCTACGTTGCTTCACTTCCCTCTGG GGATGAGGAAGGATTGTACTATGGGTTGAATTTGAGGGGATCCAATTTCTTAATTCTAAGAGCCCGACTTCGGGGGAAGAATGAGAGCATATCTGAACTGCATAGGGAAGAGATTTCTATCCCCTCCAATGTCATGGGTGGTACTTCTCAG GAATTGTTTGATTATATCGCCCTGGAGCTAGCAAAGTTTATCTCAGAACATGAAGTGACCACTGATGATACACCTGATAGACAAAACGCTTTGGGTTTTATCGTATCATACCCTGTGGACCAAGCTGCAGCCTCCTCTGGTGCTGCCATTAAATGGAAGAGTTTCTCTGTTACTGACACA GCTGGGAAAGCATTAGCAAGTAACTTCAACCGGGCTCTTGAGAAACACGGCGTGAACTTGCGTGTTTTGCAATTG GTTGAAGATGCTATAGGACATTTGGCTGGAGGTAGATACTACAATAGGGACACCGTGGCTGCAATTACTCTAGGCATGGCCACAACTGCTGCTTATGTAGAACCAACACAAGCAGTTCCTGAATATCAGAGCTCATCAAACAAGTCAAGCGAGATG GTTATTAGCATGGACTGGGGAAACTTCAATTCCTGCCATCTTCCAATCACAGAGTTTGACACTTTTTTAGATGCTGAAAGCTCAAATCCTGGTAGCCGG ATTTTCGAAAAGCTCACTTCAGGAATGTATCTGGGAGAAATTGTGCGAAGAGTCCTACTGAAGATGGCCCAGGAAACAGCTCTATTTGGGGAGGATGTGCCTCCAAAACTCAGAACTCCATACTTATTAAg GTCACCTGATATGGCTGCTATGCATCAAGATACATCAGAGGACCATGAAGTTGTTCACGAGAAGTTGATGGAAATTTTCAGG ATCACGAATTCAACTCCACTAGCAAGAGAAGTGGTAGCCGAGGTATGTGACATAGTTGCAGAACGTGGGGCTCGTCTTGCTGGAGCTGGCATTGTGGGAATCACAAAGAAGCTTGGAAGAATTGAGAACAAGAGAAGCGCGGTTACAGTGGAAGGTGGGCTTTATGAGCACTACCGAGTTTTCAGAAATTATATGCATAGTAGCGTTTGGGAGATGCTTGGGAACGAGCTATCAGACAATGTAGTTATTGAGCATTCTCATGGTGGCTCCGGAGCTGGAGCAATCTTTCTCGCTGCTTCGCAGACCGCCGAACCCAATTCCTGA
- the LOC117917925 gene encoding transcription factor bHLH18 isoform X2, with product MDVSSAKWLTELGIEDPTFIHQYQMQSFGNPVDHGFNFQTFSSDSYSSYLSFSPKTTPNLCSSAVENFQTDIERTAKQLKTNSWESSTSNHITPKASSSSSSQLLSFGNSNSPLPTDVHNFHENLDCTVKPKDEAASHGNMNFASVISQSSYENRNHGHGTKRVGTPMTRNPSNNQDHVIAERKRREKLTQRFIALSAIVPGLKKTDKASVLGDAIKYLKQLQERVKTLEEQTTKKTVESVVSVKKSKLSDNDQNPDSFSDQPLPEIEARVSNKDVLIRIHCVKQKGFAVKILGEIEKLRLRVVNSSVIPFGDYIMDITVVAQMEDEFCTTAKDLVRNLRLAFQHFM from the exons ATGGATGTCTCATCAGCCAAATGGTTAACAGAACTG GGAATAGAGGATCCCACCTTCATACATCAATACCAGATGCAGTCTTTTGGTAACCCAGTTGATCATGGCTTCAATTTTCAGACTTTTTCCTCTGATAGCTACTCATCTTACCTATCTTTCAGTCCCAAAACCACACCCAATTTATGCAGTTCAGCCGTCGAAAATTTTCAGACTGATATAGAGAGGACTGCAAAACAGTTGAAGACCAATAGTTGGGAGTCTTCCACCTCCAACCATATCACTCCTAAAGCATCTTCATCTTCCTCCTCCCAACTGCTTTCTTTTGGGAACTCAAATTCACCTCTACCAACTGATGTCCACAACTTCCATGAAAATCTAGACTGCACCGTGAAGCCAAAGGACGAAGCTGCATCTCACGGAAATATGAATTTCGCATCTGTGATTTCGCAGAGCTCATATGAGAACCGAAACCATGGCCATGGGACCAAGAGGGTCGGTACTCCAATGACTAGGAATCCTTCAAACAACCAGGATCATGTAATAGCTGAGAGAAAGCGCCGAGAAAAGCTTACCCAGCGGTTCATAGCTCTTTCAGCCATTGTTCCAGGCCTTAAAAAG ACGGACAAGGCTTCTGTCCTCGGAGATGCTATCAAGTACTTGAAACAGCTCCAAGAACGCGTGAAGACTCTCGAGGAACAAACAACGAAGAAAACAGTGGAATCAGTTGTCTCAGTGAAGAAATCTAAGCTCTCTGATAATGATCAGAACCCTGATAGCTTCTCCGACCAACCACTCCCTGAAATTGAAGCTAGAGTTTCAAACAAGGATGTGCTCATTAGAATCCACTGCGTGAAACAAAAGGGATTTGCTGTGAAAATACTTGGCGAAATCGAGAAGCTTCGTCTAAGAGTCGTCAATAGCAGTGTCATACCGTTTGGGGATTACATTATGGATATCACTGTCGTTGCTCAG ATGGAAGATGAATTCTGCACGACTGCAAAGGACCTCGTCAGAAACCTCCGACTTGCCTTTCAACACTTCATGTGA
- the LOC117917925 gene encoding transcription factor bHLH18 isoform X1 yields the protein MDVSSAKWLTELGIEDPTFIHQYQMQSFGNPVDHGFNFQTFSSDSYSSYLSFSPKTTPNLCSSAVENFQTDIERTAKQLKTNSWESSTSNHITPKASSSSSSQLLSFGNSNSPLPTDVHNFHENLDCTVKPKDEAASHGNMNFASVISQSSYENRNHGHGTKRVGTPMTRNPSNNQDHVIAERKRREKLTQRFIALSAIVPGLKKTDKASVLGDAIKYLKQLQERVKTLEEQTTKKTVESVVSVKKSKLSDNDQNPDSFSDQPLPEIEARVSNKDVLIRIHCVKQKGFAVKILGEIEKLRLRVVNSSVIPFGDYIMDITVVAQAISFSLTFIPFLRFNPLHWSPKILSFL from the exons ATGGATGTCTCATCAGCCAAATGGTTAACAGAACTG GGAATAGAGGATCCCACCTTCATACATCAATACCAGATGCAGTCTTTTGGTAACCCAGTTGATCATGGCTTCAATTTTCAGACTTTTTCCTCTGATAGCTACTCATCTTACCTATCTTTCAGTCCCAAAACCACACCCAATTTATGCAGTTCAGCCGTCGAAAATTTTCAGACTGATATAGAGAGGACTGCAAAACAGTTGAAGACCAATAGTTGGGAGTCTTCCACCTCCAACCATATCACTCCTAAAGCATCTTCATCTTCCTCCTCCCAACTGCTTTCTTTTGGGAACTCAAATTCACCTCTACCAACTGATGTCCACAACTTCCATGAAAATCTAGACTGCACCGTGAAGCCAAAGGACGAAGCTGCATCTCACGGAAATATGAATTTCGCATCTGTGATTTCGCAGAGCTCATATGAGAACCGAAACCATGGCCATGGGACCAAGAGGGTCGGTACTCCAATGACTAGGAATCCTTCAAACAACCAGGATCATGTAATAGCTGAGAGAAAGCGCCGAGAAAAGCTTACCCAGCGGTTCATAGCTCTTTCAGCCATTGTTCCAGGCCTTAAAAAG ACGGACAAGGCTTCTGTCCTCGGAGATGCTATCAAGTACTTGAAACAGCTCCAAGAACGCGTGAAGACTCTCGAGGAACAAACAACGAAGAAAACAGTGGAATCAGTTGTCTCAGTGAAGAAATCTAAGCTCTCTGATAATGATCAGAACCCTGATAGCTTCTCCGACCAACCACTCCCTGAAATTGAAGCTAGAGTTTCAAACAAGGATGTGCTCATTAGAATCCACTGCGTGAAACAAAAGGGATTTGCTGTGAAAATACTTGGCGAAATCGAGAAGCTTCGTCTAAGAGTCGTCAATAGCAGTGTCATACCGTTTGGGGATTACATTATGGATATCACTGTCGTTGCTCAGgcaatttcattttctcttacaTTTATTCCATTTCTTCGATTTAATCCGTTACATTGGAGTCCCAAAATTCTTAGTTTTCTCTAA
- the LOC117917759 gene encoding transcription factor bHLH18-like, with the protein MDVSSGKWLTEQEMEDPSFIHQYQMPPFDNSLDGFNFDSFSSESNSSYPSFSPEATPNFCGSTIEYFRAAGVVGRPSKQFQTNSWDSCTAEPMTSRKSSSSSVQLISFGNSNLPPPTDTLKFHGHQDKKAKPKNEASSDRNMKFASLISEGSYENQNYSPKSGDRTKRVSSTTRNPLNNHDHVVAERKRREKLTQRFIALSALVPGLRKTDKVSVLGEAVKYLKQLQERVKMLEVQTATKTMESVVSVKKSQLCDNDHSSSDQNSDSCSNQTLLEIEARVFNKDVLVRIHCERRKGFTVKILDEIEKLHLTVVNSSSLPFGNYIMVITVVAQMEDEFCMTVDDLVRNLRLAFSSLHMN; encoded by the exons ATGGATGTCTCATCTGGGAAATGGTTGACAGAACAG GAAATGGAGGATCCCTCCTTCATACATCAATACCAGATGCCGCCTTTTGATAACTCACTTGATGGGTTCAATTttgactctttttcttctgagAGCAACTCATCTTACCCATCTTTCAGTCCCGAAGCCACACCCAACTTTTGCGGTTCAACCATTGAATATTTTCGGGCGGCGGGGGTTGTAGGGAGGCCATCAAAACAGTTCCAGACCAATAGTTGGGACTCCTGCACTGCGGAACCCATGACCTCCAGAAAATCTTCGTCCTCCTCCGTCCAACTAATTTCTTTTGGGAACTCGAATTTACCACCACCAACTGATACCCTGAAGTTCCACGGACACCAAGACAAAAAGGCGAAGCCTAAAAATGAGGCTTCGTCTGacagaaatatgaaatttgcaTCTTTGATTTCTGAGGGCTCATATGAGAACCAAAATTATTCACCAAAATCCGGCGACAGGACCAAGCGGGTTAGTTCAACTACTAGGAATCCTTTAAACAACCACGATCATGTAGTAGCGGAGAGAAAGCGCCGAGAAAAGCTCACCCAGCGGTTTATAGCTCTTTCAGCCCTTGTTCCGGGCCTAAGAAAG ACGGATAAGGTTTCTGTCCTTGGAGAAGCTGTCAAGTATTTGAAACAGCTTCAAGAACGAGTGAAGATGCTCGAGGTACAGACGGCAACGAAAACCATGGAATCAGTGGTCTCTGTGAAGAAATCTCAGCTCTGTGATAATGACCACTCTTCATCTGATCAGAACTCTGATAGCTGCTCCAACCAAACACTCTTAGAAATTGAAGCAAGAGTCTTTAACAAGGACGTACTCGTTAGAATCCACTGCGAGAGACGAAAGGGATTTACTGTGAAAATACTTGATGAAATCGAGAAACTCCATCTAACCGTCGTCAATAGCAGTAGCTTGCCATTTGGGAATTACATTATGGTTATTACAGTTGTTGCTCAG ATGGAAGACGAATTTTGCATGACCGTGGATGACCTCGTGAGAAACCTCCGATTGGCTTTTTCTTCGCTTCATATGAACTGA
- the LOC117917729 gene encoding transcription factor bHLH18-like, with the protein MDVFSANWLTEMEMEDPTFIHQYSPMQSLGDSLDEFDFKSFSSENFSSYPSSSPKSSNPHLFDSIIENFQAGGVERPRKQLKTASGKFCPTGSKTLEASSSSSSYLISFGNSDLNPIPDDTLNWNGKPKDRAAANGYMNLESLISQDSYQKQDHSPPYGQGTKSLSSTRNPSQNQEHVIAERKRREKLNLQFIALSAIIPGLKKTDKASVLGDAVKYVKQLQERVKMLEEQTTKKMVESVVTVKKYQLSDDETSLSYHDSDSSSNQPLLEIEARVSNKDVLISIHCQKEKGFAVKILGEVEKLHLTVINSSFTPFGDYIMDITIVAQMDNGFCTTAKDLVKNLRLAFLQFM; encoded by the exons ATGGATGTCTTCTCAGCCAACTGGTTAACAGAGATG GAAATGGAGGATCCCACCTTCATACATCAGTACAGCCCGATGCAGTCTCTTGGTGACTCGCTTGATGAGTTCGATTTCAAGTCCTTTTCTTCTGAGAACTTCTCATCTTACCCATCTTCCAGTCCCAAAAGCAGCAACCCCCACTTGTTCGATTCAatcattgaaaattttcaggCAGGAGGAGTAGAGAGGCCAAGAAAACAGCTCAAGACCGCTAGTGGGAAGTTTTGCCCCACGGGATCCAAAACTCTCGAAGCTTCTTCATCTTCCTCCTCCTACCTGATTTCTTTCGGGAACTCGGACTTGAACCCAATCCCTGACGATACGCTAAACTGGAACGGGAAGCCTAAGGATAGGGCTGCGGCTAACGGATATATGAATTTGGAGTCTTTGATTTCTCAGGACTCCTATCAGAAGCAAGACCATTCACCACCATATGGCCAGGGAACCAAGAGCCTCAGTTCCACAAgaaatccttcacaaaatcaGGAACATGTAATAGCCGAGAGAAAGCGTCGGGAAAAGCTCAACCTGCAGTTCATAGCTCTTTCAGCCATCATTCCAGGCCTAAAGAAG ACAGACAAGGCGTCAGTCCTTGGAGATGCTGTCAAATACGTGAAACAGCTTCAAGAACGTGTGAAGATGCTCGAAGAACAGacaacaaagaaaatggtcGAATCAGTGGTCACTGTAAAGAAATATCAGCTCTCAGATGACGAAACATCTTTATCTTATCACGACTCTGATAGCTCCTCCAACCAACCACTCCTTGAAATTGAAGCAAGAGTTTCAAACAAGGATGTACTCATTAGCATCCACTGCCAGAAAGAAAAGGGATTTGCTGTAAAAATACTTGGAGAAGTAGAGAAGCTTCACCTAACTGTCATCAATAGCAGTTTCACGCCATTTGGGGATTATATTATGGATATTACTATTGTTGCTCAG ATGGACAATGGTTTCTGTACGACTGCAAAGGATCTAGTTAAAAATCTCCGACTGGCCTTTCTGCAGTTCATGTGA
- the LOC117917728 gene encoding transcription factor bHLH18-like isoform X2 — MDVSSGKWLTELGMEDPTFIHQYHMLPFDNSFDGFNFDSFSSESNSSYPSFSPETTPNFCGSTFQMGVERQAKQFKTNSWKSCTAKPITSRASSSSTVQLISFGNSNLPPPTDTQKFHGYPDNKVKPKDEDGSDRNTKFASLISEGSYENQNYSPKSGDRTKRVSSTSRTNNHDHVIAERKRRGKLTQRFIALSALVPGLRKMDKISVLGDAAKYLKQLQERVQKLEEQTATKTMESVVFVKKSQLCDDDLSSSDQNSDSCSNQTLLEIEARVSNKDVLIRIHCERQKGFTAKILDEIEKLHLTVVHSSSLPFGDYIMVTTVVARMEDKFCMTVKDLVRNLRLAFSTLHVN, encoded by the exons ATGGATGTCTCGTCTGGGAAATGGTTGACAGAACTG GGAATGGAGGATCCCACCTTCATACATCAATACCATATGCTGCCTTTTGATAACTCATTCGATGGGTTCAATTttgactctttttcttctgagAGCAACTCGTCTTACCCATCTTTCAGTCCCGAAACCACACCCAACTTTTGCGGTTCAACTTTTCAGATGGGTGTAGAGAGGCAAGCTAAGCAGTTCAAGACCAATAGTTGGAAATCCTGCACCGCCAAACCCATAACCTCCAGAGCATCTTCGTCTTCCACCGTCCAACTAATTTCTTTTGGGAACTCGAATTTACCACCACCAACTGATACCCAGAAGTTCCATGGATACCCAGACAACAAGGTGAAGCCTAAGGATGAGGATGGATCTGACAGAAATACGAAATTTGCATCTTTGATTTCTGAGGGCTCATATGAGAACCAAAACTATTCACCAAAATCTGGCGACAGAACCAAGAGGGTTAGTTCAACTAGTAGGACTAACAATCACGATCATGTAATAGCAGAGAGAAAGCGCCGAGGAAAGCTCACCCAGCGGTTCATAGCTCTTTCAGCCCTTGTTCCAGGCCTAAGAAAG ATGGACAAGATTTCTGTCCTTGGAGATGCTGCCAAGTATTTGAAACAGCTTCAAGAACGTGTGCAGAAGCTCGAGGAACAGACGGCAACAAAAACCATGGAATCAGTGGTCTTTGTGAAGAAATCTCAGCTCTGCGATGATGACCTCTCTTCATCTGATCAGAACTCTGATAGCTGCTCCAACCAAACACTCTTAGAAATTGAAGCAAGGGTCTCAAACAAGGATGTACTCATTAGAATCCACTGCGAGAGACAAAAGGGATTTACTGCAAAAATACTTGATGAAATCGAGAAGCTCCATCTAACAGTTGTCCATAGCAGTAGCCTGCCATTTGGGGATTACATTATGGTTACTACTGTTGTTGCTCGG ATGGAAGACAAATTTTGCATGACCGTGAAGGACCTCGTCAGAAACCTCCGATTGGCTTTTTCTACGCTTCATGTGAACTGA
- the LOC117917728 gene encoding transcription factor bHLH18-like isoform X1 translates to MIRRSIFEEINKHSELMDVSSGKWLTELGMEDPTFIHQYHMLPFDNSFDGFNFDSFSSESNSSYPSFSPETTPNFCGSTFQMGVERQAKQFKTNSWKSCTAKPITSRASSSSTVQLISFGNSNLPPPTDTQKFHGYPDNKVKPKDEDGSDRNTKFASLISEGSYENQNYSPKSGDRTKRVSSTSRTNNHDHVIAERKRRGKLTQRFIALSALVPGLRKMDKISVLGDAAKYLKQLQERVQKLEEQTATKTMESVVFVKKSQLCDDDLSSSDQNSDSCSNQTLLEIEARVSNKDVLIRIHCERQKGFTAKILDEIEKLHLTVVHSSSLPFGDYIMVTTVVARMEDKFCMTVKDLVRNLRLAFSTLHVN, encoded by the exons ATGATTCGCAGATCTATCTTTGAGGAAATTAACAAACACAGTGAACTGATGGATGTCTCGTCTGGGAAATGGTTGACAGAACTG GGAATGGAGGATCCCACCTTCATACATCAATACCATATGCTGCCTTTTGATAACTCATTCGATGGGTTCAATTttgactctttttcttctgagAGCAACTCGTCTTACCCATCTTTCAGTCCCGAAACCACACCCAACTTTTGCGGTTCAACTTTTCAGATGGGTGTAGAGAGGCAAGCTAAGCAGTTCAAGACCAATAGTTGGAAATCCTGCACCGCCAAACCCATAACCTCCAGAGCATCTTCGTCTTCCACCGTCCAACTAATTTCTTTTGGGAACTCGAATTTACCACCACCAACTGATACCCAGAAGTTCCATGGATACCCAGACAACAAGGTGAAGCCTAAGGATGAGGATGGATCTGACAGAAATACGAAATTTGCATCTTTGATTTCTGAGGGCTCATATGAGAACCAAAACTATTCACCAAAATCTGGCGACAGAACCAAGAGGGTTAGTTCAACTAGTAGGACTAACAATCACGATCATGTAATAGCAGAGAGAAAGCGCCGAGGAAAGCTCACCCAGCGGTTCATAGCTCTTTCAGCCCTTGTTCCAGGCCTAAGAAAG ATGGACAAGATTTCTGTCCTTGGAGATGCTGCCAAGTATTTGAAACAGCTTCAAGAACGTGTGCAGAAGCTCGAGGAACAGACGGCAACAAAAACCATGGAATCAGTGGTCTTTGTGAAGAAATCTCAGCTCTGCGATGATGACCTCTCTTCATCTGATCAGAACTCTGATAGCTGCTCCAACCAAACACTCTTAGAAATTGAAGCAAGGGTCTCAAACAAGGATGTACTCATTAGAATCCACTGCGAGAGACAAAAGGGATTTACTGCAAAAATACTTGATGAAATCGAGAAGCTCCATCTAACAGTTGTCCATAGCAGTAGCCTGCCATTTGGGGATTACATTATGGTTACTACTGTTGTTGCTCGG ATGGAAGACAAATTTTGCATGACCGTGAAGGACCTCGTCAGAAACCTCCGATTGGCTTTTTCTACGCTTCATGTGAACTGA